GGCGGCCGGCCGCAGCGGTGTGTCCAGGGGAATTTGGCTGGCCAGATCCACTGCAGCTTCTAGATCACCCGCTTGCATCCGTTGTTGGGCTTTGCTCAGCAGCCGTTCCGATGCCTGCCGCAGGGGCTCTAGGGCATCTTCGTAGCGGGGATGGTCCTGGGACCAGGTCGCCACCAATTCAATCGCCCCCACTAGGGCTTGGGGGTCACTAGACTGGGCTTGGGCCTTGGCACAGTAGATGCGATCGCCGTCAGTGCTCTGGGGTGAAATGGTCGCACACTCCGGTAATGGAGGAATGCGCATCAGCCAGATCAGGGCCCATCCGCCGACGATCCCAGAGCCAATTAACAATCCCAGCCACAGGATTGGCCATATCCAACCCAAGAGTTTCGACGAACGCGGTCGTTTTAAGGAGGTGGGTTCCTGATAGGAGTTTGCCGACGGAGACGCCATGAATTGTACAGGCCCTAGTGCCAAGGATGCTTAAACATAAACAGGTCTAAACGGATAGGTCCCAATCAAGACCACAGGTGGGTTCCGGGTAGGCTATTGTTCTCAAAAGATGCTGCCATTGTAGAAGTTATTTTTGTGATTCGGCAGATATTTCCGTAAAGTTTGGTCCTGAGTGCACTTAGATCTATGAAATCATTGCTCTGGCTCGTCCCCGGTCTTCTAATCTCATGGATAGTGGGCAGTGGTCCAGCGGCCGATCTGACACAGCTGCAGCAACTGTTGATCACGAAGGCATGTCCCGCCTGTGATTTACGGCAGGCTGTCCTGGCGGGCGCTGAACTAGCCCAGGCGAATCTGGCCCAAGCCAATCTGCAAGGGGCCAATCTGCGGCAAGTCAATTTGTCCGGGGCTAATCTGCAGGGGGCCGATCTGAGCCAGGCCATCCTCACGCAGGGACGCCTGCATCAGGTGAATCTGAGCCAGGCGACTCTAGTCCAAGCTCAATTGACGGCAACTGGCCTCAATCGCAGTGACTTGACGGGGGCTGACCTAACGGGGGCCGACCTGAGTCAAGCCCGTCTCATGGCAGCCACCCTCACCGGAGCGACGCTAGAGCAGGCGACTCTCCGCCAAGCGGAGCTGCTGCAAGCTAACCTGTCGCGGGCGAATTTAGTGGATGCCGATCTCAGGGGAGCCGATCTGTTTCGGGTACAACTGTTGCGCAGCAATCTGGAAGGTGCAAATCTCAGCGGTGCCAGCCTGGAAGGTGCTCGCCTTTACCGCACTAATCTAGACGGTGCCAACCTCACCGATGCCGATCTCAGCCATAGCACCTTGACCCAGGTCGATCTGGCCGAGGCGATTCTCTGCCGCACCCGTCTGCCCTCGGGGGATGTCAGTCAGCGGGATTGTCCTCCAGATAATCAACCCCATGAGTGAGCCCCCACTTCCGAGGTGGAAGCGGGGGCCGCTCTGCCCTAAACAGAGCCAGTTATCTCAGGTAAGTCCTAGTGAGTCCTAGTGAGTCCTAGGCGGGGTTGGGAGTAGAGCCTTGCTGCAGTAGACGAATCACAGCCGATCGCTCCAGCAGGCCGACCAACATACCATTGGCTTTCGTCACCACCAGGGCCGGAATTTGAGACTCTTCCAGCTTGCCTAAGACATCTAGCAAGGGGCGATCAGAGTCAACGGTTTCGATCCCTTCTAAGGGGTCCATGCGATCGCAAACTCGCACTTGGGCCCAGTCTTCTCGGGGGATCTGGCGTAAAATATCCACCGCCAGTGTGCCCACGAGCTGTCCTTCATCGTCAATGACCAGGAACTTGCGCCACTGGCTACCGGCGGACAGCACCGCCTCATCGGCAAACTCGCGCAGGGTAGCCGACTGAGCCACAACCGGGCTATCAGGGGTAACCACATCGGCGGCGGTCAGGCCGTCCAAGCGAGCCTGGACCTCAGCATACTGGGCCGACCGATTCGCATTCTGCAGCAGGAAGAATCCAATCAGCAGCGTCCAGATACTGCCTACCTGGCTGATGCCCAGCACAGACAGGACTCCCAGGACAATGGCTGTCCAGCCAAAGAACTGACCCACGCGGCTGGCGATTTCCACTCCCTTGTAGGCGTTGCCGGTAAGCTTCCAGACGAGCGCCTTTAAGACATTGCCGCCGTCTAATGGTAAGCCTGGGATCAAGTTAAAGGCTGCCAGAATCAAGTTAATGTAGGCGAGCAATCCCAACACTGCAGACAAAGGGCCTGCCAGAGGCAACACGCTGTTCGTCAGCGAGAGGCCGAAGAATAGGGCCAGACTCACCAAGGGTCCGGCAATGGCCACCCAAAACGCTCCGCTGGGGGTGTCCGATTCTTTCTCTAGGGCCGCTAAGCCACCAAACAAGAACAACGTAATGGAACGGACACCGACACCTTGACGCCTGGCGGCGATGCTGTGTCCCAACTCGTGGGCCAACACAGA
This portion of the Halomicronema hongdechloris C2206 genome encodes:
- a CDS encoding pentapeptide repeat-containing protein, which gives rise to MKSLLWLVPGLLISWIVGSGPAADLTQLQQLLITKACPACDLRQAVLAGAELAQANLAQANLQGANLRQVNLSGANLQGADLSQAILTQGRLHQVNLSQATLVQAQLTATGLNRSDLTGADLTGADLSQARLMAATLTGATLEQATLRQAELLQANLSRANLVDADLRGADLFRVQLLRSNLEGANLSGASLEGARLYRTNLDGANLTDADLSHSTLTQVDLAEAILCRTRLPSGDVSQRDCPPDNQPHE
- a CDS encoding site-2 protease family protein; translation: MNGNIRVGSLLGIPFYINVSWFLVLALVTWSYGSGLAFEFPNLPGITPWIMGLVAALLLFASVLAHELGHSIAARRQGVGVRSITLFLFGGLAALEKESDTPSGAFWVAIAGPLVSLALFFGLSLTNSVLPLAGPLSAVLGLLAYINLILAAFNLIPGLPLDGGNVLKALVWKLTGNAYKGVEIASRVGQFFGWTAIVLGVLSVLGISQVGSIWTLLIGFFLLQNANRSAQYAEVQARLDGLTAADVVTPDSPVVAQSATLREFADEAVLSAGSQWRKFLVIDDEGQLVGTLAVDILRQIPREDWAQVRVCDRMDPLEGIETVDSDRPLLDVLGKLEESQIPALVVTKANGMLVGLLERSAVIRLLQQGSTPNPA